Genomic DNA from Candidatus Binatia bacterium:
GGCTAAAACCACCAAAGCCGGCGCCAGCGCCGACGAGCGAAGAAAGTACTGGAATGAGTTCAAAAGCGTTTGCGTATTTGAGGTAGTAAACGTGAATCCTGCCTGTCCCCAGAGGAAGAGGCACATCCAGTCGCGCGATCAGATCTTTGATCCGCCGGGCCTCGGCTGGGCCAGCAACCAGAATCAACGAGTTAGTTCGCTCGTCCGGAATAATTTTGAAGGCACGCTCGGGGGTGACGCCACCACTAATGGCTTGACCGCCAGCTGCCGGCGTACCCGGGCGCGGTGCGGTTCCCCGACGTACTCGCGCGTCGGGTGCCGCCCCTGGTTGCGTTGCAGGAGCTCCCGTGGTTTGCGCTGAGGGTTCTTCCAAAAGCTGTTGCAGCAAAGCGGCAATGTCACCGGCGAACGCGTAATTCAGCCGCACAACTTCAATCTCTTGCTGCTGCCCCTCCACGTCTAATTGAGAGAGAATCTTCGCTAACCGATCCGTTTGTGCCGCTGTGTCAATGATGATTAGGGTGTTGGTTGGGGTGTAGGCGGTTAGCAATCCGTCGGGTGAGGCTAATGGCTGCAGGATTGCAACCATGTTATTTGCGTCCACATACTTGAGCCGAATCAGTCGCGTGATGTATTCGTCGCGCGGTTGCGGCCGCGTTTCGGGCAATACGGTATCGATGGTTGAAGTCTTCGCGTCCTTCGTCGGAAGAATTTTGATGATCGAACCAGCGGGTACCGTGGTGAAGCCTTTGACTTGAAGGACCGACTGGAAGACTAAGTATGCCTCGTCGACCGAAATTTTCCCGGGCGAAATGATGGTCACCTTGCCGCGCACCTTCTCGTCGACAATAAAGTTTTTGCCAGTGATGTCACTGATGAACTTCACTAAGACGGCAATATCAACGTCTTGGAAGTTCATCGTGATTTTGGCTGGTTCACCATCCTCCACTTGCTCTTGCACAGCGCTGGATTCTTCCTGCTGAGCGGAGGCCATCCCGATCGGGAGCGGCCATGCCCCGGTGACGGCACCAAAGACTGCAAACATAAAACCCCAACGCCGCATACCACCCCTCATGTTCCCTCGCCTAGCGGATTTTGTAGATGGTCTCGAACGGTTGCTTATTTCGGATCCCCGCCACCTTGATTTCGCTTGTGTTCCGCAATTCCTGAAACAGGGCCAAGGCTCTCGCTGGGTCACTCAAGTCTTGCCCATTAATGCTTTGGATAACATCTCCGTTGCGTAGCCCCAACTGCTCGAAAATACTCCCCTGGCGAATGGCGAACAACCGAAATCCGGTCGACTTGCCGTTTTCGAAATGCGGCACCGCCCGCATCTGGGTGAGTAGCTGATTCATATTATCGAGTTGACGATCAACTTCTGCGCGGTCGATATGGTACTCGTTCTCTGCGACTTGCTGGACATGAGGGTTCGGCGCGACGGCTGACGCGCTCGGATCGGGGACTGTGGACGGAAACGACGCATTCACAATCACCCGCTGTCCACCCGCTGTTGGCGCTCCAATCGGAAGGCCGCCAGCCCCGGGTTGAGCAAGCTCGAGGATTTCTTCAAATCCACCACGATCGAGAACGACATGGTCCCAGCGGATCTCCTTCACTGTGGCAGCGCCTGGAACTTGGTCCCCGACGCGATACACTTCTTGTTTCCGACTGGCCAGGTCCTCAATGACGCAGTAGGATGGTCCCTTCGTGTGCAGGGAGACGCCCCAAAGTTTCAAATTCAGCTTCGTTGGGGGCGGCGGCGCTTCGACCTTGACCTCTTCAACCGGCTTCGCCGGGTTGAAAATGTCTCTCGCGCTAATCGCACTGTAGGCCGCTAGCGGCCGCTTTGCAGGTTTTTGGATCGGCGGAGGCGGCGGCTTCAGCCGAACCTCAGGCGGAACCGCCAGGTGGGCCGCAATTGCCCAGCTCACCGCCGAGGCCGCGAGGTAAGCGACAAGCGTAAGCAGCGCAAAGTTGACCCATATGAGGTGGCGCGGAGAGAACTTCATCACGGCAACTGCGGTCCACGGGGTGTATAGACGAACGGGCTTTGGCGATTCAAGCAAACGACCTGCCGAGTCGATTGACTGCATGAGGTTGCACCGATACGTTTGCTTGCGACGACCCACCAACGCGAAACTTCACTCGTGTGAGACTGTTGGTTACCTGGTACAAGTATCGATGATCCTATTTTGAAGGCTGTCAACGGAGGTGTGCAGCAAGATGACCATACCCGATCGAAAGGAGTGTGATTCCGGTCACTTCGAAGTGGTCCGCCTCACGGCTGTTGCAGCAGAACAAGCCAGGCAAGCTCTGGCTCGGCGGGGGCTCGAGGATGGTGTGTTGCGGGTTGCCGTTTCGGGAGGCGGATGCTCTGGAATGCAATATTCGTTGACGGTCGAGGCTGCCCCGAAACCGGGAGACTACCTTCTCGATGACCAAGGTATCCGTGTCGCAGTGGATGAACAGGCTCTTCCGTACATCCGGGGTACGGTGATCGATTATGTCTCCGGCCTCCATAGTGCGGGGTTCAAATTTTTGAATCCGAATGCAACCCGGACCTGCGGCTGTGGGTCGTCTTTCTCAGTGGGCGATTCGTAGGGGTAAGATCGGAGCGTGTACACTCCGGAAAGGGGCAGATGAGGTATTTACCGATCTTCCTCGATTTACGTGGCGCGAGTGGGGTTGTGGTGGGAGGCGGTGAGGCCGCTTTTCACAAATGCAAAGTGCTTCTAGAAGCTGGCGCTCGGGTGACTGTGGTGAGTCCTACCCTCGTGCCCGAGTTCGCTCCGTTGCTGGCTCATGAGTCCTGCAGGCACGTTTCGAGGAATTACCAGAGGGGGGATCTGCACGGGTGTCGCATAGCGGTGGTGGCAACGGACGACCCTACAGTGCAGGAAGCCGTTGTAACCGAAGCGAACGAGCGTGGGGTCTTGGTGAATGCCGTCGATCGCCCTGACCTCTGCGCATTTGTGATGCCTGCGATTCTGTCGCGCGGCGACATCGTGATTGCCGTGGGGACGTCGGCAACCTCCCCAGGATTCGCCGCCGCTTTACGGGACCGCATTGGACGCTGGTTAGGGCCCGAGTATGTTGCCGCTTTGGGTATAGCGCGGGTTTTGCGCGAGCGGTGGCAGTCCGGGAAGATCCCGATGGAAGAGCGACGACGGAGAAGTAGATTGTTGTTGGAAGAGGATTTTTTGGCCGCTCTTCGGCGTGGAGATGTAGCTGCCGTACAGAAGAGCATCTCCTCAATTGAGGGAGAAGAGGTCGAGCTTCCTTCGCTGCAAGGGCTGAGCTCATGAATGAGCTGCCTTTAGGCCTGGCGGTTTGCGGCTATCTGCTGGCTACAGCGGCGTTTCTTTTTCATGTGGTGTCGGGATCGCGGCAAGCGAGAAAACTAGGGCACGGGGTGCTTATTGTGGCCGTCTGCGGGCATTTCCTTGCCCTAGCGATGCGGGTCTTCACCGCCGGTTATCAAGCGCTCGCGCCACTGCCAGAGCAGCTTTCGCTGATGAGCTTTTTCGCTGTTTGTGTGTACCTCCTGGTCTCCCTGCAGGTTTCCCTCGCAGCGGTGGCCGCAATTGTTGCCCCTTTGGCTGCGATCGGAACGATTGCTGCCTATTTTTTCGAGGTGGGCCACCAGGCTGTGAAGGCACCCAGCGCGGGGATTTTGTTGCCCATACACATCGGACCGACACTTCTCGGCTACGGCGTCTTTGCCCTGTCCTTTTGCCTAAGCGTGGCTTACCTGGCTCAAGAGCGACAACTGAAATCAAAGGCCCGTAGCGGCGTGTTCCGGCGCTTACCGTCGCTCGAAACGCTCGACCAGTGGAATCATCGGTTCGTCGCTTGGGGCTTTGTGTTCTTCACGATCGGTATTCTCAGTGGAGTTTGGTTGGCGAGACAAACGTGGGGAGAGCTGTGGTCCTGGGAGCCGCTTCAAACGTGGTCTGGAATCGCGTGGGTTTTCTACGCGGCTTTGTTGCACTTACGCAGCATTGGCTGGCGGGGCAGACGCGCCGCGCGGCTTGTGGTTTACTCTTTTCTCCTCCTTTTGGCTTCATTCATCGGGGTCAGCATGTTCTTCCCAGGCCGCCACGGGGTCCAAACATCATGGAGCCTCAACTCCTGATTGTAGGAGTCAACCACCACTGGGCTCCTGTTGAGGTGCGGGAACGCTTGGCGATCCAAGCAGAGGACGTTGCCGAGTTTTTAGGCTCGCTGGTGCAGTCGCCTGCAGTGGAGGAAGCGGCGCTACTTTCAACCTGTAACCGCGTGGAGGTCCTTGTGGTCACTAGGGATGGGGAGGAGGCGGTCGCAGCCGTCACTGAGCGGCTGGCCTCCGTAGGGCAGTGCCCACGGGAGGAACTCAACGACAAATTGTTTCAGTATCGAGGCAGGGAAGCGGTTCGTCACCTGTTCCGCGTGGCGGCGAGTTTGGACTCTCTGGTCGTCGGAGAACCGCAGATTTTGGGTCAGGTGAAGGAATCGTACCGCAGCGCGTCTGCGGCTGGGACGATCGGCGTTATATTACATCGCTGTTTCCACAAAGCGTTTGCGGTTGCCAAACGCGTTCGTACCCGCACCGGGATTGCCAGTCGGGCAGTGTCTGTGAGCTCGGCGGCGGTTGAGCTTGCTTCGAAGGTGTTCGATCGCCTTGATGACAAGACAGGCCTGCTGATCGGTGCCGGCACGATTGGAGAATTAGCGGCACGGCACCTTTTGTCGCACGGCTTGCGGAGCTTGTTGGTCGTCAATCGCAGCTTTGAGCGCGCCGTGGCCGTGGCGAAGCAGTTTGGGGCCACTCCCGTGCCTTTCGAGGAATTGACGCAGGCTCTGGTGTGGTCGGACCTCGTGATCGGCGCAACCGCTGCCCAGGATTTTATCTTAACCGCGGATGCCATCCGTCAGATCTTACGGCAGCGAAAATTCCGCCCCCTTTTTTTGATCGATTTGAGCGTGCCCCGGAACTTCGAGCCGAAGATTAACCAGATTGACCAAGTGTACCTGTTCGACATCGATGATTTAGCCCTCGTCGCCGAACAAAACCGCGAGCAGCGCGCTGAGGAAGCTGAGCGCGCCCAGTGGATTGTTGATGCGGAAGTGGATGCTTTTATGCGGTGGCTCCAATCGTTGCAGGTTGTGCCCACCATTGTCGCTTTGCGACATAGGTTCGAAGCCCTCCGTCAACAAGAGTTAGAACGTTTCTTGGTGAGCCACCCCGGGCTTGATCCGCGGTTGCGTCAGGAAATGATTGTATTTTCTCAATCGTTAGTCGCCAAACTCTTGCATGCTCCTCTCACTCAGCTCAAGCGTGCCGCTAGTAAAGAGGAGAGACTCTACTTGGCTGCCGCGCGAAAATTATTCCAACTGGATGAAGGCGAGGGCGATCAGTGAGCGTTCGCGTGCGCATCGCGACTCGTGGCAGCAGGCTGGCGCTGACACAAAGCGAATCCGTTGCACAGCTCATCCGCCAGGCCAGGCCGGAATGGACGGTTGAGTTGGTTTCCGTGCGAACTGCGGGGGACCGTTTTGTGAACCGACCGCTCAGCGAAATTGGCGGCAAAGGCTTGTTTGTGAAAGAAATCGAAGAGGTGTTGCTTCGCGGCGAGGCCGAGTGCGCTGTGCATTCCGCGAAAGATCTGCCGGCGCGTCTGACAGAGCGGCTGGTGATTGCAGCCGTCCCTCCTCGTGCAGACGTGGAAGATGTACTCGTAACCCCTCAGGGACACGCTCTCCATGAACTTCCTCCGGGTTGTACCCTTGGTACCAGTAGCCCACGGCGGGCCGCATTACTTCGTTGGTTACGCCCCGACGTACAGGTTGTTCCTCTGCGTGGCAACGTGGAAACGAGATTGGAGAAGATGACGCGAGGCGAAGTGGACGGAGTTCTTTTAGCCTTGGCAGGGTTACGCCGTTTGGGAATCTCGAATTTGGGAATGGTACGATTAAATCCAGCGTTCTTTCTTCCAGCAGTCGGCCAAGGCGCTTTGGTGGTCGAGACAAGGGCCGACGTTTGGGCAGAGCAATTGCGTTTTCTCCACGACGCTGTTGCCGGCTTTGCGTTGGCGGCGGAGAGGGCTTTCCTCAGCACTATCGGAGGAACTTGCCATACGTCTGTCGGGACGTACAGCATTGTCGAGGACGGAAACATCACGCTGCACGGTGTGGTGGCCGACCCGAACGGACACCAAATTGTGCGTGGCGTTTGTAAGGGAACCCTAAAGGAAGCGACAAGCGTGGGCATGGCGCTAGGCCACCAGCTCCTTGCCTGCGGGGCGTCTCAGATCCTTGCGGGGGATCGGCCGAGCTCAAAGTGAGGGGGAAGCCATGCGCGGCAAAATTGCCCTCGTAGGAGCTGGCCCGGGCGATGTCGGACTGATTACGTTGCGAGGACTAGAATGGATTCGCCGTGCCGACGTGATTGTGTACGATTACCTGGTTAATCCGAGTTTGCTCGACTGGGTAAAACCCGGCGCCGAATTGATCCTCGCGGGAAAGCACGGCGGAGGCTCGCGGGTCGAACAAGGTGAGATCACGAAAATCCTCGTAACGCAGGCGAAGGCTGGCAAAACGGTAGTGCGCCTCAAAGGAGGCGATCCTTTCGTGTTTGGCCGCGGAGGTGAAGAGGCGGAAGCAGCAAGAGATGCAGGTGTAGAATTCGAAGTTGTTCCCGGTGTGACGTCCGCCTTAGCCGTCCCGGCCTATGCGGGGATTCCCGTGACGCATCGCGAGCTCTCTTCTTCGATCGTGATTGCCACCGGTTATGAATACCCTAATAAGCCTCAGCTCGCTGTACCCTGGCAGCATCTCGGACATCGCAGCCAAACCCTGGTCTTGCTGATGACCCAGCGGCAACTCCGCAAAAATATTGAGCGGCTATTGGCGATAGGTCGTGAGCCGGACACTCCGGTCGCAGTGATCCAGTGGGGGACACGCGCGCGCCAGCGGACGGTCGTTGGCGTTCTGGGTGATATTGCGGATCAGGTAGAGGCAGCAGGACTTCGGCCCCCGGTTGTAGCCGTGATTGGCGATGTCGTGCAGCTGCGTCATCGGCTAAGCTGGTTTGAAAAGAAACCCTTGTTTGGCAAAACGGTCCTGATTACGCGGCCGAGGTTGGAGGCCAAAGAGCTTGCCGATCAGTTTCGTGACTTGGGTGCCGAGGCGATCGTGTTTCCAACCATTGAAATCGTTCCTCCTGAATCCTTCGATGCGCTCGACGGCGCATTGGCAACCCCCGGCCGGTTCAACTGGGTCGTCTTTACGAGCGCGAATGGCGTCCGGGCCTTTGTTGATCGGCTGCGCGCTTTGCGCCGAGACATCCGCGAGTGGCACCACGCTCGAATCGCGGCGATCGGACCGCAGACAGCGAAGACGGTGGAACGTTTCGCACTGCGGGTGGATGTCGTAGCGTCTGACTACCGAGCGGAGGGGCTGGTGCAGGTGTTCGCTAGTTTAGGTGTGCGGGGGCAGTCTTTTCTGCTTCCGCGCGCGGCGGGTGCGCGCGCGGTGTTGCCGGAAAGTTTAGTTGCCTTGGGGGCCGAGGTCGTGGAGGTCGAAGCCTACCGCAGTGTAGTTCCCTGCGCCGTGAATGCTCCACTCGTAGCCGACGCGGTTCGCTACAAAGCAGTTGATCTCGTGATTTTTACAAGCTCGAGCACCGTGCGTCACTTTGTGCAGCTGGTCTTTGAACAACAAGGTGTCCCCGTGCAGGGACTGCCGGTAGCGTGTATCGGGCCGGTGACGAGCGAGACGGCACGCAATTACGGGATGGATGTTCGAGTCGAACCCGAGAAATTCACCGTGCCGGCACTTGTGGATGCCGTAGTGCGCTACTTTGGCAGTAGTTCGAAAGGAGAGTGCTGATGCCTTTTCCAGAGGTTCGAATGCGTCGACTGCGGCGCGCAGAGGGGCTCCGTCGACTCGTCAGAGAGGCGACGGTGGCTGTTGATGATTTGGTTCAGCCTCTTTTTGTTGCCCCTGGCCGTGGCGTGACCCAGCCGGTACAGAGCATGTCTGGTGTGGCGCGGTTGTCTGTTGACCGTGCCGTTGAAGAGTGCCGCCGAATCGTGGACCTGGGAATTCCAGCGGTCATTTTATTTGGAATCCCAGAATTTAAGGATGCAACCGGGTCTAGCGCGTGGCGTGAAGACGGTGTCGTCCAGCAAGCCGTGAGGGCGATTAAACGTGACGTCCCGGATCTGGTCGTGATCACGGATGTTTGCCTGTGCGAGTACACGGACCACGGCCATTGCGGCGTGGTCGCGGGGACAGATGTGGATAACGACGCTACCCTTGACCTGCTGGCAAAAACGGCGGTTTCTCATGCGCAGGCCGGTGCAGACATGGTTGCTCCTTCCGACATGATGGATGGACGAATTGCCGCCATCCGAGAAGCATTGGACTCCGAGGGTTTTGAACACATTCCGATTCTTTCTTACGCCGCCAAGTTTGCCTCGGCGTTCTATGGCCCGTTTCGGGAGGCCGCAGGCTCGGCGCCTGCCTTTGGTGATCGCCGAACTTATCAAATGGACCCGGCAAACGGGAACGAGGCGCTGCGCGAAGTTGAGCTCGACTTAGACGAGGGCGCCGACGTCGTAATGGTCAAACCGGCTATGCCCTACTTGGATGTCGTATGGAGGGTCAAAGAGGCCTTTGGCTGTCCGGTGGCCGCCTACCAGGTGAGCGGCGAGTACGCGATGATCCAGGCACTCGTGCAATCGGGTTTGGTCGATGAGAAGCGGGCAATTTTAGAGAGCCTCATCGCAATTCGGCGTGCAGGGGCGGATTTCATCCTCACGTACTTCGCTGCGAAGGTAGCTGCGTGGCTGCGGTCCTCTTAGGAATAGCGAAAATCGAGAAGTAGATTTCCGCGCGCGGAAACCAGCTTGCCGCTTCTTGGCAGGTGCGACTAAGCTTTGCTAGCTTTTGTAACTAGCTTACTTGATTAATAAGGAGGAGGTTCTACTGAGTGAGTCGTGAGGATCTAATTCAGATTGAAGGCACCGTGAAGGAAGTTCTCGCAGGCGGTCAATTCTTAGTGGAATCCGACAAAGGGCAAAAGTTCATAGCGAAGATTGGTGGGCGCATGCGTCGTTATCACATCCGCGTCATCCCCGGGGACCGCGTGACTGTGGCTGTTTCCCCTTATGACCCTTCGCATGGCCTGATTATGTACCGGAGCAGCTAGAATCCATCGGGGTTGCTATTCGCACTGCGCGGCGCGTTAGCTGGCCATCCAAAGCCGGGCGATGTGGCGCGGTTTGCCAAACCGTGTCGCCGGGAATTAGGTTGGCTGCCCTCTTTTACCGAGGGCCCGTTTACTCAGGACTCCCTCAAAAGGTACAGTTCTGCAGATAAGCTGTAGGCTTGGAGGCCAACTGCTTGGCATTTCGAGCCTCCGAATCTTTCCGCGCAACATCCATTGGTAGGTGGCTGAGCACCATCGGGAGGCTCCCCGATGCCCGACCGCCTTTCATGCAAGATGCCCTGCTGGCAGAGCTAGTTTGCGGGCTCTGTTCCTGTCTTCCTGGTGGTGGTTCGCAGGTCAGTGCGGAGTTGTCGCTTGACGGGTGGCGCGCTGGTCATCTGTTCGGCTCCTCCGTGCGCTTGCCCGTCTGAAGTGGGTTCCGCGTGTGCGCGGTATGTCCTTCGAGCGATCGTGATTTGGCGACGGGTATGCCCTTGGAGTCGAAACAGTTTTCTCGTGCTTGTGTCAAATCTTAGCTGTTACAATGCCGGTGATGAGATCTGCGACCCGGGCGGCCCGAGCGTACCGTCGAGAACTGGAAATCTTGATGATCCGGCGTCAATTCGCGGGATTTTGGGTGGGGTGCGGCTTCGTTGGGCTGTTTGCGATTTTGGAGTCGCGCTTTTTTCCGGAGCGGATCCCTTACCTAGCTGCATGGCTGCTTGGCGCTGCTTCGCCGATGCTGTTGGTTTTGTGGCTGCGCCGAGTTTTACTGCGACGGTTCATGGTATCCTGGGCAACGGCAGTTGCCCTCGGGGTTACGCTGCTCACTTTGGTCGGCTACGCGGCAACCGTGGGGGCTGACTCTGCCGTTACTGGGGCGCAAGTGATGGTCGGGTTGCTCGTCGCTGCCGTGGTTTTCCCATGGCCGGCAGCGTGTCAGCTTGCGGCAGGGCTTCCGCCCTTGGTGGCCTATGGTTGGCTGGCTTGGATCCAACCTTCTGTCGCACCTGCTCCTTACATCCTTGCTGTTGTAGGCACGGCGGTTGCCGCATCTGTTTTAGTGGCGCGCCACCTTGACCTACAGCGTTGGGCGATTTTTCGCGAGTCACGGGCGCGGGACGAAGCGATGGTCGTTACCCGCTCTCTGCTGAAGATGGCCCGTGAGCTGGGCTCGGCGGTGGACCCGCGAGTGGTTCTCGACCGTATCGTTCACCGCGCGAGGGCACTGTTGCATGCCGACTGGTGTGTAATTCTACTCCGTGCACCGGACACGACGACGTTTCGCATCGCGGCGGGCTCTGCTCTACGGTTGGATCTCTTGGAGGAGGCAACAGGCCTCGAGTTTAGGATCGAGGACTACCCTACCCTGCACGGGCTTTCGGATCCCGCCACGCTTGTGGAAGTCTCTAGGCGAAATCCACCGGATGCTCGGTGGAGGGCGTTGATGCGATACTTCCGAACACGCGCCATGGTGGTTGCACCAATGGACCTGAGTGACCGTGTCATTGGTCTGCTGGCCGTTGGTCGCGGTGCGACCGATGAAGGCTTTCCTCCGCGTGACCACCGCATCTTACAAGGCATCGCCCGACAAGCGGCTATTGCATTGGAAAACGCCCGTTTGTTTTCCGATCTCGAGAAGGCCAATCGCTTAAAGTCAGAATTTGTCGCGACCATGTCTCATGAGTTGCGCACGCCTCTAAACATTGTCATCGGTTACGCCGACCTCCTTGCGGAACATGCGTTTGGCCCAGTCCCCGAGGCAGCGGCGGAGCCCCTCGAACGCATCCGTGAGCAAGGTCGCGAACTGTTGCAGTTGATCGACGCGACCTTGGACGTCAACCGGCTCGAATCAGGAAACGTCGCTCTTGACATCACTGAGGAGCGATTGAGCAAGTTCATGGCTGGACTCACGGAGCAGCTCCTGCGTTTACCTCGGGCAGCGGCCGTCGAATTTAAAGCCATGGTCCTCGCCGACGGTTGGGTGCGCACGGACGTTAATAAGGTGGCCATTATTCTGAAAAACCTAGTGGGGAATGCACTGAAATTCACTAGCGAGGGAGAGGTTCGCCTAGAAGCGGCGGTGCTCAATAGTGGCACCGTCCGATTTGTCGTGGAGGACACCGGTCCAGGGATTCCGGAAGCGGAACAGGAGAGGGTCTTTGATATGTTTTACCAAGTCCAACGCCCGGGGGAGCTTCCGCGAGGCGTGGGGCTTGGCTTGTACATCGTTCGCCAGTTTGTTTCGCTCGTGGGCGGGACGGTTGCATTGCGAAGCGAAGAGCGGAAGGGCACGACATTTGTTGTTGAAATCCCAGCGGCACGCCGCGTCACTGAGGCCTCCACGCATCCCGAATCGACGCGTCCCGAGCTGGTGCGGCACGATTAAGGTGCGAGGTTAGGCTTTGTGCGTGCGAGCACCGCCTTCTCTGACAAGCAGAGGGACGGTTTGGACTGCCCCAGGCGAGAGCGTTTTGCAGCGTTCAGGCTCGATTTACGGAGAGGTCCGACAAACGTGTCAGCGTTGGCGAGGAGACGCGGAGCTTCCACGAAATTGCTGGCGTTTCCCGCTTTGTTGCGACGACAGCCCCCGAGGGTAACGGTGCTCTGTGTTGTAGCTACTTTTTTCGACGGGCGCCCGGGGGAGACGCTTGAAGCTTGGCTGCTCGCTTTTGTTTTGTTGCCCGTGCTTTGGTGGTGGCGGCCGGAGACTTACCCGACTTCCTCGCCGTTGAGGCTCTTCCGGATGAGCCTGTTTTTCGGTGCTGTCCAATCTTCGGCACCGTAGCCCGTTTGGCTTTGGGCTCCCTTTGACTGGTCCGACCTTCGGCTTGGGGGAGAACCTGGTATTTCACCTTGCTTGCTAACTGCCCGAAAAGAATGCTCAGCATGTTAGCATCTCGGCTCGCCAAAGCATCGTTGAGCCTCTGAGAGTGGTCCTCGAGATATGTAAGCGCGTAGCGGCGCCCCCCCACCTCGACCGTATCTGGCACCCGCTCCTTAGTACGGATGATACGAACAATTTCCTGAAGGATCTCTTTGTCGAGGGGCGTGGTGGTCAACCTCAGGTCTCCCTTTCACCGCGGCAGTTGCCGCATCGCCGCAATCCGATAGCATGAAATTCAAGGCAACGAAAGCAAAAAGATCCTGTTCGGGTTTTGGCCTGCCCCCGGTCCCGTACCTCTCACGGAAGCCTCGATGGAGGGTGTTCAGGGTTGTCTAGCGTCCGCCTTTCGTGAGGTACCCCCTGCCTGAGCGCGCTCAAGAGTGTCCTGGGCGCCG
This window encodes:
- a CDS encoding PDZ domain-containing protein — translated: MQSIDSAGRLLESPKPVRLYTPWTAVAVMKFSPRHLIWVNFALLTLVAYLAASAVSWAIAAHLAVPPEVRLKPPPPPIQKPAKRPLAAYSAISARDIFNPAKPVEEVKVEAPPPPTKLNLKLWGVSLHTKGPSYCVIEDLASRKQEVYRVGDQVPGAATVKEIRWDHVVLDRGGFEEILELAQPGAGGLPIGAPTAGGQRVIVNASFPSTVPDPSASAVAPNPHVQQVAENEYHIDRAEVDRQLDNMNQLLTQMRAVPHFENGKSTGFRLFAIRQGSIFEQLGLRNGDVIQSINGQDLSDPARALALFQELRNTSEIKVAGIRNKQPFETIYKIR
- a CDS encoding iron-sulfur cluster assembly accessory protein — encoded protein: MTIPDRKECDSGHFEVVRLTAVAAEQARQALARRGLEDGVLRVAVSGGGCSGMQYSLTVEAAPKPGDYLLDDQGIRVAVDEQALPYIRGTVIDYVSGLHSAGFKFLNPNATRTCGCGSSFSVGDS
- a CDS encoding bifunctional precorrin-2 dehydrogenase/sirohydrochlorin ferrochelatase — translated: MRYLPIFLDLRGASGVVVGGGEAAFHKCKVLLEAGARVTVVSPTLVPEFAPLLAHESCRHVSRNYQRGDLHGCRIAVVATDDPTVQEAVVTEANERGVLVNAVDRPDLCAFVMPAILSRGDIVIAVGTSATSPGFAAALRDRIGRWLGPEYVAALGIARVLRERWQSGKIPMEERRRRSRLLLEEDFLAALRRGDVAAVQKSISSIEGEEVELPSLQGLSS
- a CDS encoding cytochrome c biogenesis protein; the protein is MNELPLGLAVCGYLLATAAFLFHVVSGSRQARKLGHGVLIVAVCGHFLALAMRVFTAGYQALAPLPEQLSLMSFFAVCVYLLVSLQVSLAAVAAIVAPLAAIGTIAAYFFEVGHQAVKAPSAGILLPIHIGPTLLGYGVFALSFCLSVAYLAQERQLKSKARSGVFRRLPSLETLDQWNHRFVAWGFVFFTIGILSGVWLARQTWGELWSWEPLQTWSGIAWVFYAALLHLRSIGWRGRRAARLVVYSFLLLLASFIGVSMFFPGRHGVQTSWSLNS
- the hemA gene encoding glutamyl-tRNA reductase, whose translation is MEPQLLIVGVNHHWAPVEVRERLAIQAEDVAEFLGSLVQSPAVEEAALLSTCNRVEVLVVTRDGEEAVAAVTERLASVGQCPREELNDKLFQYRGREAVRHLFRVAASLDSLVVGEPQILGQVKESYRSASAAGTIGVILHRCFHKAFAVAKRVRTRTGIASRAVSVSSAAVELASKVFDRLDDKTGLLIGAGTIGELAARHLLSHGLRSLLVVNRSFERAVAVAKQFGATPVPFEELTQALVWSDLVIGATAAQDFILTADAIRQILRQRKFRPLFLIDLSVPRNFEPKINQIDQVYLFDIDDLALVAEQNREQRAEEAERAQWIVDAEVDAFMRWLQSLQVVPTIVALRHRFEALRQQELERFLVSHPGLDPRLRQEMIVFSQSLVAKLLHAPLTQLKRAASKEERLYLAAARKLFQLDEGEGDQ
- the hemC gene encoding hydroxymethylbilane synthase, which translates into the protein MSVRVRIATRGSRLALTQSESVAQLIRQARPEWTVELVSVRTAGDRFVNRPLSEIGGKGLFVKEIEEVLLRGEAECAVHSAKDLPARLTERLVIAAVPPRADVEDVLVTPQGHALHELPPGCTLGTSSPRRAALLRWLRPDVQVVPLRGNVETRLEKMTRGEVDGVLLALAGLRRLGISNLGMVRLNPAFFLPAVGQGALVVETRADVWAEQLRFLHDAVAGFALAAERAFLSTIGGTCHTSVGTYSIVEDGNITLHGVVADPNGHQIVRGVCKGTLKEATSVGMALGHQLLACGASQILAGDRPSSK
- the cobA gene encoding uroporphyrinogen-III C-methyltransferase, whose product is MRGKIALVGAGPGDVGLITLRGLEWIRRADVIVYDYLVNPSLLDWVKPGAELILAGKHGGGSRVEQGEITKILVTQAKAGKTVVRLKGGDPFVFGRGGEEAEAARDAGVEFEVVPGVTSALAVPAYAGIPVTHRELSSSIVIATGYEYPNKPQLAVPWQHLGHRSQTLVLLMTQRQLRKNIERLLAIGREPDTPVAVIQWGTRARQRTVVGVLGDIADQVEAAGLRPPVVAVIGDVVQLRHRLSWFEKKPLFGKTVLITRPRLEAKELADQFRDLGAEAIVFPTIEIVPPESFDALDGALATPGRFNWVVFTSANGVRAFVDRLRALRRDIREWHHARIAAIGPQTAKTVERFALRVDVVASDYRAEGLVQVFASLGVRGQSFLLPRAAGARAVLPESLVALGAEVVEVEAYRSVVPCAVNAPLVADAVRYKAVDLVIFTSSSTVRHFVQLVFEQQGVPVQGLPVACIGPVTSETARNYGMDVRVEPEKFTVPALVDAVVRYFGSSSKGEC
- the hemB gene encoding porphobilinogen synthase; this encodes MPFPEVRMRRLRRAEGLRRLVREATVAVDDLVQPLFVAPGRGVTQPVQSMSGVARLSVDRAVEECRRIVDLGIPAVILFGIPEFKDATGSSAWREDGVVQQAVRAIKRDVPDLVVITDVCLCEYTDHGHCGVVAGTDVDNDATLDLLAKTAVSHAQAGADMVAPSDMMDGRIAAIREALDSEGFEHIPILSYAAKFASAFYGPFREAAGSAPAFGDRRTYQMDPANGNEALREVELDLDEGADVVMVKPAMPYLDVVWRVKEAFGCPVAAYQVSGEYAMIQALVQSGLVDEKRAILESLIAIRRAGADFILTYFAAKVAAWLRSS
- the infA gene encoding translation initiation factor IF-1, whose translation is MSREDLIQIEGTVKEVLAGGQFLVESDKGQKFIAKIGGRMRRYHIRVIPGDRVTVAVSPYDPSHGLIMYRSS